The following proteins are encoded in a genomic region of Ananas comosus cultivar F153 linkage group 25, ASM154086v1, whole genome shotgun sequence:
- the LOC109703493 gene encoding protein ACCUMULATION AND REPLICATION OF CHLOROPLASTS 3 isoform X3, with the protein MEQVLFSEMWNFRWLFIHVLQLLFLFVASAGHGLDHITAIELLNAVKSEGGLTISIFLKPFSFEGQRRQEEADDLINRLHECSHLHIVVEADSLLKKEAETLAEALESANNAVLLALTTISIMVSGSYLIYRNSPGGQMQSVEPPEVVKFLASYGEAKFGFGAGYSIKSAITQAVFHCPFLCGGIKGLNSVAIITLTSASVLDKSDLVYIMNTFLRVTEFSGEIIFSNIHEPDLEPNLLVITLLTAGCDQNIVSQKKGFLSSLAVHFPFLLSLMGRDDLGTRDNKSVLSPREFAESVFSLPDKGCSSSLDSVNGAVDPPNAFIDKKAAKRPRIESTSRNKRSENEEVEASEFISEKNKQTNGGFQWDSSLRNFGPGFHIAQLWAKERATLNGSIKIDELDTFTLPVGVKSSEFFYNPSQPRILDESGGESSGIQNAPSQETFADAGLEAMTEIYNTALILLKGRKVDESRKRGLLSVRAASMLEAERESEKSWTPVLEIQYRGGTFRGRCQGGLPEGKGRLTFVDGSFYDGMWRGGKRSGLGTLYYSNGDVFHGTWRDDLMHGKGWFYFRGGDRWFANFWKGRANGEGRFYSQNGSVLFGQFRNGWRHGESLWIDADGSRWNEVWDEGILVCRTKLDEELPS; encoded by the exons ATGGAACAG GTGTTGTTCTCAGAGATGTGGAATTTCCGCTGGCTCTTCATCCATGTCCTTCAGCTCTTATTCTTGTTT GTGGCAAGTGCAGGACATGGATTAGACCATATCACAGCAATAGAGCTTCTTAATGCTGTCAAATCAGAAGGTGGATTGACTATCTCTATATTTCTAAAGCCATTTAGTTTCGAGGGGCAAAGACGGCAAGAGGAG GCAGATGATTTGATTAACAGACTTCATGAATGCTCACACTTGCACATTG TGGTTGAAGCAGATTCTTTACTTAAAAAAGAAGCTGAAACGCTTGCTGAAGCTTTAGAAAGTGCAAATAATGCTGTCTTGTTGGCTCTTACAACAATTTCTATCATGGTTTCT GGTTCATATCTGATTTATCGAAATTCACCGGGTGGACAAATGCAGTCAGTCGAACCACCAGAAGTAGTCAAA TTTTTAGCAAGCTATGGGGAAGCTAAGTTTGGATTTGGTGCTGGTTACAGCATCAAATCAGCAATCACACAGGCTGTCTTCCATTGCCCATTTCTTTGTGGTGGTATAAAG GGCTTGAATAGTGTGGCTATCATTACTCTTACAAGTGCTTCTGTCTTGGATAAAAGTGATTTGGTGTACATCATGAATACCTTTCTGCGAGTCACTGAATTTAGTGGAGAAATTATATTTTCCAATATTCATGAGCCTGATCTGGAGCCAAATCTCTTAGTAATAACCCTTCTAACTGCAGG TTGTGATCAGAACATTGTTTCTCAGAAGAAGGGATTCCTTTCGAGCTTGGCTGTGcattttccctttcttttgtCTCTTATGGGAAGAGATGATCTAGGAACAAGGGACAATAAGTCAGTTCTTTCTCCTCGAGAGTTCGCTGAGAGTGTGTTCAGCTTACCAGATAAAGGGTGCTCATCAAGTTTAGACTCAGTTAATGGTGCTGTTGATCCTCCTAATGCTTTTATTGACAAGAAGGCAGCTAAAAGACCCAGAAT AGAATCAACTTCTcgaaataaaagaagtgaaaatgAAGAGGTAGAGGCCAGTGAATTTATCTCGGAAAAGAATAAGCAAACAAATGGAG GTTTTCAATGGGACTCTAGTCTCCGAAACTTTGGTCCCGGATTCCACATCGCGCAGCTATGGGCTAAAGAGCGGGCTACATTAAATGGaagcatcaaaattgatgaacttGATACTTTCACTCTTCCTGTTGGTGTGAAATCTTCTGAATTTTTCTATAATCCCAGTCAACCTAGAATTTTGGATGAATCTGGTGGAGAATCATCTGGTATCCAAAATGCCCCTTCTCAAGAAACATTTGCTGATGCTGGGTTGGAAGCAATGACAGAAATTTATAATACTGCATTGATTCTTCTAAAGGGAAGAAAGGTGGATGAATCTAGAAAGCGAGGGTTGCTTTCGGTTCGTGCAGCATCAATGCTG GAAGCAGAAAGAGAATCGGAAAAGAGTTGGACTCCTGTGTTGGAAATTCAGTATAGAGGAGGGACTTTTCGAGGGAGATGCCAAGGAGGTCTTCCTGAAGGGAAG GGACGGTTGACATTCGTGGATGGAAGCTTTTATGATGGCATGTGGCGTGGTGGCAAGAGATCTGGGCTGGGTACATTATATTACAGCAATGGAGATGTATTTCATGGAACATGGAGGGATGATCTTATGCATGGCAAG GGCTGGTTCTATTTTCGTGGCGGTGACCGTTGGTTTGCAAATTTTTGGAAGGGGAGAGCTAATGGAGAGGGGAGATTTTATTCACAGAATGGAAGTGTCTTGTTTGGCCAATTTAGAAATGGCTGGCGTCACGGAGAAAGCCTATGGATAGATGCTGATGGATCAAG GTGGAATGAGGTTTGGGATGAAGGCATCCTTGTTTGCCGAACTAAATTGGATGAGGAACTTCCTTCCTGA
- the LOC109703493 gene encoding protein ACCUMULATION AND REPLICATION OF CHLOROPLASTS 3 isoform X1, whose product MAIALRSISLSIPRNSSPPRRGGARSVSPFFRHPRPPPFLLRASSAPSHANGSVGSRRDADPVEVIGIGSRKDAVIDFCSSSRSVSSSLLRFWTIYMRDSSKVQLLQRCHGTGVVLRDVEFPLALHPCPSALILVASAGHGLDHITAIELLNAVKSEGGLTISIFLKPFSFEGQRRQEEADDLINRLHECSHLHIVVEADSLLKKEAETLAEALESANNAVLLALTTISIMVSGSYLIYRNSPGGQMQSVEPPEVVKFLASYGEAKFGFGAGYSIKSAITQAVFHCPFLCGGIKGLNSVAIITLTSASVLDKSDLVYIMNTFLRVTEFSGEIIFSNIHEPDLEPNLLVITLLTAGCDQNIVSQKKGFLSSLAVHFPFLLSLMGRDDLGTRDNKSVLSPREFAESVFSLPDKGCSSSLDSVNGAVDPPNAFIDKKAAKRPRIESTSRNKRSENEEVEASEFISEKNKQTNGGFQWDSSLRNFGPGFHIAQLWAKERATLNGSIKIDELDTFTLPVGVKSSEFFYNPSQPRILDESGGESSGIQNAPSQETFADAGLEAMTEIYNTALILLKGRKVDESRKRGLLSVRAASMLEAERESEKSWTPVLEIQYRGGTFRGRCQGGLPEGKGRLTFVDGSFYDGMWRGGKRSGLGTLYYSNGDVFHGTWRDDLMHGKGWFYFRGGDRWFANFWKGRANGEGRFYSQNGSVLFGQFRNGWRHGESLWIDADGSRWNEVWDEGILVCRTKLDEELPS is encoded by the exons ATGGCGATCGCGCTCCGAAGCATCTCCCTCTCCATTCCCCGCAACTCCTCTCCGCCGAGGCGCGGTGGCGCTCGGAGCGTCTCGCCCTTCTTCCGCCACCCGAGGCCTCCTCCCTTTCTCCTCCGCGCCTCTTCGGCGCCCTCGCACGCGAACGGCTCCGTGGGCTCGCGCCGCGACGCGGATCCCGTGGAGGTGATCGGGATCGGGAGCCGCAAGGATGCGGTCATCGATTTCTGCTCGAGTTCCCGTTCcgtttcttcttctctcctcagATTCTG GACCATATATATGAGAGATTCGTCTAAAGTGCAACTGCTTCAAAGGTGTCATGGAACAG GTGTTGTTCTCAGAGATGTGGAATTTCCGCTGGCTCTTCATCCATGTCCTTCAGCTCTTATTCTT GTGGCAAGTGCAGGACATGGATTAGACCATATCACAGCAATAGAGCTTCTTAATGCTGTCAAATCAGAAGGTGGATTGACTATCTCTATATTTCTAAAGCCATTTAGTTTCGAGGGGCAAAGACGGCAAGAGGAG GCAGATGATTTGATTAACAGACTTCATGAATGCTCACACTTGCACATTG TGGTTGAAGCAGATTCTTTACTTAAAAAAGAAGCTGAAACGCTTGCTGAAGCTTTAGAAAGTGCAAATAATGCTGTCTTGTTGGCTCTTACAACAATTTCTATCATGGTTTCT GGTTCATATCTGATTTATCGAAATTCACCGGGTGGACAAATGCAGTCAGTCGAACCACCAGAAGTAGTCAAA TTTTTAGCAAGCTATGGGGAAGCTAAGTTTGGATTTGGTGCTGGTTACAGCATCAAATCAGCAATCACACAGGCTGTCTTCCATTGCCCATTTCTTTGTGGTGGTATAAAG GGCTTGAATAGTGTGGCTATCATTACTCTTACAAGTGCTTCTGTCTTGGATAAAAGTGATTTGGTGTACATCATGAATACCTTTCTGCGAGTCACTGAATTTAGTGGAGAAATTATATTTTCCAATATTCATGAGCCTGATCTGGAGCCAAATCTCTTAGTAATAACCCTTCTAACTGCAGG TTGTGATCAGAACATTGTTTCTCAGAAGAAGGGATTCCTTTCGAGCTTGGCTGTGcattttccctttcttttgtCTCTTATGGGAAGAGATGATCTAGGAACAAGGGACAATAAGTCAGTTCTTTCTCCTCGAGAGTTCGCTGAGAGTGTGTTCAGCTTACCAGATAAAGGGTGCTCATCAAGTTTAGACTCAGTTAATGGTGCTGTTGATCCTCCTAATGCTTTTATTGACAAGAAGGCAGCTAAAAGACCCAGAAT AGAATCAACTTCTcgaaataaaagaagtgaaaatgAAGAGGTAGAGGCCAGTGAATTTATCTCGGAAAAGAATAAGCAAACAAATGGAG GTTTTCAATGGGACTCTAGTCTCCGAAACTTTGGTCCCGGATTCCACATCGCGCAGCTATGGGCTAAAGAGCGGGCTACATTAAATGGaagcatcaaaattgatgaacttGATACTTTCACTCTTCCTGTTGGTGTGAAATCTTCTGAATTTTTCTATAATCCCAGTCAACCTAGAATTTTGGATGAATCTGGTGGAGAATCATCTGGTATCCAAAATGCCCCTTCTCAAGAAACATTTGCTGATGCTGGGTTGGAAGCAATGACAGAAATTTATAATACTGCATTGATTCTTCTAAAGGGAAGAAAGGTGGATGAATCTAGAAAGCGAGGGTTGCTTTCGGTTCGTGCAGCATCAATGCTG GAAGCAGAAAGAGAATCGGAAAAGAGTTGGACTCCTGTGTTGGAAATTCAGTATAGAGGAGGGACTTTTCGAGGGAGATGCCAAGGAGGTCTTCCTGAAGGGAAG GGACGGTTGACATTCGTGGATGGAAGCTTTTATGATGGCATGTGGCGTGGTGGCAAGAGATCTGGGCTGGGTACATTATATTACAGCAATGGAGATGTATTTCATGGAACATGGAGGGATGATCTTATGCATGGCAAG GGCTGGTTCTATTTTCGTGGCGGTGACCGTTGGTTTGCAAATTTTTGGAAGGGGAGAGCTAATGGAGAGGGGAGATTTTATTCACAGAATGGAAGTGTCTTGTTTGGCCAATTTAGAAATGGCTGGCGTCACGGAGAAAGCCTATGGATAGATGCTGATGGATCAAG GTGGAATGAGGTTTGGGATGAAGGCATCCTTGTTTGCCGAACTAAATTGGATGAGGAACTTCCTTCCTGA
- the LOC109703493 gene encoding protein ACCUMULATION AND REPLICATION OF CHLOROPLASTS 3 isoform X2 gives MAIALRSISLSIPRNSSPPRRGGARSVSPFFRHPRPPPFLLRASSAPSHANGSVGSRRDADPVEVIGIGSRKDAVIDFCSSSRSVSSSLLRFWTIYMRDSSKVQLLQRCHGTGVVLRDVEFPLALHPCPSALILVASAGHGLDHITAIELLNAVKSEGGLTISIFLKPFSFEGQRRQEEADDLINRLHECSHLHIVVEADSLLKKEAETLAEALESANNAVLLALTTISIMVSGSYLIYRNSPGGQMQSVEPPEVVKFLASYGEAKFGFGAGYSIKSAITQAVFHCPFLCGGIKNIVSQKKGFLSSLAVHFPFLLSLMGRDDLGTRDNKSVLSPREFAESVFSLPDKGCSSSLDSVNGAVDPPNAFIDKKAAKRPRIESTSRNKRSENEEVEASEFISEKNKQTNGGFQWDSSLRNFGPGFHIAQLWAKERATLNGSIKIDELDTFTLPVGVKSSEFFYNPSQPRILDESGGESSGIQNAPSQETFADAGLEAMTEIYNTALILLKGRKVDESRKRGLLSVRAASMLEAERESEKSWTPVLEIQYRGGTFRGRCQGGLPEGKGRLTFVDGSFYDGMWRGGKRSGLGTLYYSNGDVFHGTWRDDLMHGKGWFYFRGGDRWFANFWKGRANGEGRFYSQNGSVLFGQFRNGWRHGESLWIDADGSRWNEVWDEGILVCRTKLDEELPS, from the exons ATGGCGATCGCGCTCCGAAGCATCTCCCTCTCCATTCCCCGCAACTCCTCTCCGCCGAGGCGCGGTGGCGCTCGGAGCGTCTCGCCCTTCTTCCGCCACCCGAGGCCTCCTCCCTTTCTCCTCCGCGCCTCTTCGGCGCCCTCGCACGCGAACGGCTCCGTGGGCTCGCGCCGCGACGCGGATCCCGTGGAGGTGATCGGGATCGGGAGCCGCAAGGATGCGGTCATCGATTTCTGCTCGAGTTCCCGTTCcgtttcttcttctctcctcagATTCTG GACCATATATATGAGAGATTCGTCTAAAGTGCAACTGCTTCAAAGGTGTCATGGAACAG GTGTTGTTCTCAGAGATGTGGAATTTCCGCTGGCTCTTCATCCATGTCCTTCAGCTCTTATTCTT GTGGCAAGTGCAGGACATGGATTAGACCATATCACAGCAATAGAGCTTCTTAATGCTGTCAAATCAGAAGGTGGATTGACTATCTCTATATTTCTAAAGCCATTTAGTTTCGAGGGGCAAAGACGGCAAGAGGAG GCAGATGATTTGATTAACAGACTTCATGAATGCTCACACTTGCACATTG TGGTTGAAGCAGATTCTTTACTTAAAAAAGAAGCTGAAACGCTTGCTGAAGCTTTAGAAAGTGCAAATAATGCTGTCTTGTTGGCTCTTACAACAATTTCTATCATGGTTTCT GGTTCATATCTGATTTATCGAAATTCACCGGGTGGACAAATGCAGTCAGTCGAACCACCAGAAGTAGTCAAA TTTTTAGCAAGCTATGGGGAAGCTAAGTTTGGATTTGGTGCTGGTTACAGCATCAAATCAGCAATCACACAGGCTGTCTTCCATTGCCCATTTCTTTGTGGTGGTATAAAG AACATTGTTTCTCAGAAGAAGGGATTCCTTTCGAGCTTGGCTGTGcattttccctttcttttgtCTCTTATGGGAAGAGATGATCTAGGAACAAGGGACAATAAGTCAGTTCTTTCTCCTCGAGAGTTCGCTGAGAGTGTGTTCAGCTTACCAGATAAAGGGTGCTCATCAAGTTTAGACTCAGTTAATGGTGCTGTTGATCCTCCTAATGCTTTTATTGACAAGAAGGCAGCTAAAAGACCCAGAAT AGAATCAACTTCTcgaaataaaagaagtgaaaatgAAGAGGTAGAGGCCAGTGAATTTATCTCGGAAAAGAATAAGCAAACAAATGGAG GTTTTCAATGGGACTCTAGTCTCCGAAACTTTGGTCCCGGATTCCACATCGCGCAGCTATGGGCTAAAGAGCGGGCTACATTAAATGGaagcatcaaaattgatgaacttGATACTTTCACTCTTCCTGTTGGTGTGAAATCTTCTGAATTTTTCTATAATCCCAGTCAACCTAGAATTTTGGATGAATCTGGTGGAGAATCATCTGGTATCCAAAATGCCCCTTCTCAAGAAACATTTGCTGATGCTGGGTTGGAAGCAATGACAGAAATTTATAATACTGCATTGATTCTTCTAAAGGGAAGAAAGGTGGATGAATCTAGAAAGCGAGGGTTGCTTTCGGTTCGTGCAGCATCAATGCTG GAAGCAGAAAGAGAATCGGAAAAGAGTTGGACTCCTGTGTTGGAAATTCAGTATAGAGGAGGGACTTTTCGAGGGAGATGCCAAGGAGGTCTTCCTGAAGGGAAG GGACGGTTGACATTCGTGGATGGAAGCTTTTATGATGGCATGTGGCGTGGTGGCAAGAGATCTGGGCTGGGTACATTATATTACAGCAATGGAGATGTATTTCATGGAACATGGAGGGATGATCTTATGCATGGCAAG GGCTGGTTCTATTTTCGTGGCGGTGACCGTTGGTTTGCAAATTTTTGGAAGGGGAGAGCTAATGGAGAGGGGAGATTTTATTCACAGAATGGAAGTGTCTTGTTTGGCCAATTTAGAAATGGCTGGCGTCACGGAGAAAGCCTATGGATAGATGCTGATGGATCAAG GTGGAATGAGGTTTGGGATGAAGGCATCCTTGTTTGCCGAACTAAATTGGATGAGGAACTTCCTTCCTGA
- the LOC109703493 gene encoding protein ACCUMULATION AND REPLICATION OF CHLOROPLASTS 3 isoform X4, which translates to MAIALRSISLSIPRNSSPPRRGGARSVSPFFRHPRPPPFLLRASSAPSHANGSVGSRRDADPVEVIGIGSRKDAVIDFCSSSRSVSSSLLRFWTIYMRDSSKVQLLQRCHGTGVVLRDVEFPLALHPCPSALILVASAGHGLDHITAIELLNAVKSEGGLTISIFLKPFSFEGQRRQEEADDLINRLHECSHLHIVVEADSLLKKEAETLAEALESANNAVLLALTTISIMVSGSYLIYRNSPGGQMQSVEPPEVVKFLASYGEAKFGFGAGYSIKSAITQAVFHCPFLCGGIKGLNSVAIITLTSASVLDKSDLVYIMNTFLRVTEFSGEIIFSNIHEPDLEPNLLVITLLTAGCDQNIVSQKKGFLSSLAVHFPFLLSLMGRDDLGTRDNKSVLSPREFAESVFSLPDKGCSSSLDSVNGAVDPPNAFIDKKAAKRPRIESTSRNKRSENEEVEASEFISEKNKQTNGGFQWDSSLRNFGPGFHIAQLWAKERATLNGSIKIDELDTFTLPVGVKSSEFFYNPSQPRILDESGGESSGIQNAPSQETFADAGLEAMTEIYNTALILLKGRKVDESRKRGLLSVRAASMLEAERESEKSWTPVLEIQYRGGTFRGRCQGGLPEGK; encoded by the exons ATGGCGATCGCGCTCCGAAGCATCTCCCTCTCCATTCCCCGCAACTCCTCTCCGCCGAGGCGCGGTGGCGCTCGGAGCGTCTCGCCCTTCTTCCGCCACCCGAGGCCTCCTCCCTTTCTCCTCCGCGCCTCTTCGGCGCCCTCGCACGCGAACGGCTCCGTGGGCTCGCGCCGCGACGCGGATCCCGTGGAGGTGATCGGGATCGGGAGCCGCAAGGATGCGGTCATCGATTTCTGCTCGAGTTCCCGTTCcgtttcttcttctctcctcagATTCTG GACCATATATATGAGAGATTCGTCTAAAGTGCAACTGCTTCAAAGGTGTCATGGAACAG GTGTTGTTCTCAGAGATGTGGAATTTCCGCTGGCTCTTCATCCATGTCCTTCAGCTCTTATTCTT GTGGCAAGTGCAGGACATGGATTAGACCATATCACAGCAATAGAGCTTCTTAATGCTGTCAAATCAGAAGGTGGATTGACTATCTCTATATTTCTAAAGCCATTTAGTTTCGAGGGGCAAAGACGGCAAGAGGAG GCAGATGATTTGATTAACAGACTTCATGAATGCTCACACTTGCACATTG TGGTTGAAGCAGATTCTTTACTTAAAAAAGAAGCTGAAACGCTTGCTGAAGCTTTAGAAAGTGCAAATAATGCTGTCTTGTTGGCTCTTACAACAATTTCTATCATGGTTTCT GGTTCATATCTGATTTATCGAAATTCACCGGGTGGACAAATGCAGTCAGTCGAACCACCAGAAGTAGTCAAA TTTTTAGCAAGCTATGGGGAAGCTAAGTTTGGATTTGGTGCTGGTTACAGCATCAAATCAGCAATCACACAGGCTGTCTTCCATTGCCCATTTCTTTGTGGTGGTATAAAG GGCTTGAATAGTGTGGCTATCATTACTCTTACAAGTGCTTCTGTCTTGGATAAAAGTGATTTGGTGTACATCATGAATACCTTTCTGCGAGTCACTGAATTTAGTGGAGAAATTATATTTTCCAATATTCATGAGCCTGATCTGGAGCCAAATCTCTTAGTAATAACCCTTCTAACTGCAGG TTGTGATCAGAACATTGTTTCTCAGAAGAAGGGATTCCTTTCGAGCTTGGCTGTGcattttccctttcttttgtCTCTTATGGGAAGAGATGATCTAGGAACAAGGGACAATAAGTCAGTTCTTTCTCCTCGAGAGTTCGCTGAGAGTGTGTTCAGCTTACCAGATAAAGGGTGCTCATCAAGTTTAGACTCAGTTAATGGTGCTGTTGATCCTCCTAATGCTTTTATTGACAAGAAGGCAGCTAAAAGACCCAGAAT AGAATCAACTTCTcgaaataaaagaagtgaaaatgAAGAGGTAGAGGCCAGTGAATTTATCTCGGAAAAGAATAAGCAAACAAATGGAG GTTTTCAATGGGACTCTAGTCTCCGAAACTTTGGTCCCGGATTCCACATCGCGCAGCTATGGGCTAAAGAGCGGGCTACATTAAATGGaagcatcaaaattgatgaacttGATACTTTCACTCTTCCTGTTGGTGTGAAATCTTCTGAATTTTTCTATAATCCCAGTCAACCTAGAATTTTGGATGAATCTGGTGGAGAATCATCTGGTATCCAAAATGCCCCTTCTCAAGAAACATTTGCTGATGCTGGGTTGGAAGCAATGACAGAAATTTATAATACTGCATTGATTCTTCTAAAGGGAAGAAAGGTGGATGAATCTAGAAAGCGAGGGTTGCTTTCGGTTCGTGCAGCATCAATGCTG GAAGCAGAAAGAGAATCGGAAAAGAGTTGGACTCCTGTGTTGGAAATTCAGTATAGAGGAGGGACTTTTCGAGGGAGATGCCAAGGAGGTCTTCCTGAAGGGAAG TAA
- the LOC109729045 gene encoding protein indeterminate-domain 5, chloroplastic-like: MAAAASFFGIREDPDPRNQMQQPPPPPPPLQQHQPQLPPSSQSVLGSTATAAAAAAAAGSSQPVAPQKKKRNQPGNPNPDAEVIALSPKTLMATNRFVCEVCNKGFQREQNLQLHRRGHNLPWKLKQKNPKEVRRRVYLCPEPTCVHHDPSRALGDLTGIKKHYCRKHGEKKWKCDKCSKRYAVQSDWKAHSKTCGTREYRCDCGTLFSRRDSFITHRAFCDALAQETARIPPGLNPIGSHLYGNSNMSLGLSQMSSQMSSLQDLLSSSAFRPPPPPPHPHSSSPFFLGGGGGGASQEFHNEDPQPQQHSLLQSKPFHSLMQLPDLQGNANNSSSNSGAVAAANMFNLGFFSNSSNAIPMNNSVPDQFNGGGNNNGSNHSESGSLFPGNLIAGDHHIGTGISQMYNNSMRGESVLPQMSATALLQKAAQMGATTSGGGGGGSSLLRGFGSTYSNSGANKPGVFRSSSFGESSRAQVEHENHFQDLMNSLANASSNMFGGSGGGGGGVAAAFGGNYMSSGQEQETGLGGFDRLTRDFLGVGGSMVRGMGGGISQREQHHGLDMGSLDSEMKSGGAASSRSFGSGNLQ, translated from the exons ATGGCCGCCGCTGCCTCCTTCTTCGGTATCCGGGAGGATCCCGACCCCCGCAATCAGATGCaacagccgccgccgccgccgccgccgctgcagcAGCATCAGCCACAGCTCCCACCCTCTTCGCAATCGGTGCTCGgctccaccgccaccgccgccgccgccgccgctgccgcaggGAGCTCTCAGCCTGTGGCTCctcagaagaagaagaggaaccaACCGGGAAATCCAA ATCCGGACGCGGAGGTGATCGCTCTGTCGCCGAAGACGCTGATGGCGACAAACCGCTTCGTGTGCGAGGTGTGCAACAAGGGTTTCCAGCGGGAGCAGAACCTGCAGCTGCACCGCCGCGGCCACAACCTGCCGTGGAAGCTGAAGCAGAAGAACCCGAAGGAGGTGCGGCGCCGCGTGTACCTCTGCCCCGAGCCGACGTGCGTCCACCACGACCCGTCGCGCGCGCTCGGCGACCTCACCGGCATCAAGAAGCACTACTGCCGGAAGCACGGCGAGAAGAAGTGGAAGTGCGACAAGTGCTCGAAGCGCTACGCCGTGCAGTCGGACTGGAAGGCGCACTCCAAGACCTGCGGCACCCGCGAGTACCGCTGCGACTGCGGCACCCTCTTCTCCAG GAGAGATAGCTTCATAACCCACAGAGCCTTCTGCGACGCCCTAGCGCAAGAGACTGCAAGAATCCCTCCGGGGTTAAACCCCATCGGAAGCCATTTGTACGGCAACAGTAACATGAGCTTGGGCCTCTCTCAGATGAGCTCCCAGATGTCTTCTTTACAAGACCTCCTCTCCTCTTCCGCCTTCcgcccgccaccgccgcctccgcaCCCGCACTCGTCGTCGCCTTTCTttctcggcggcggcggcggcggcgcgagtcAAGAGTTCCATAACGAAGACCCTCAGCCTCAGCAGCATTCTCTTCTCCAAAGCAAACCCTTTCATAGCTTAATGCAACTCCCTGACCTCCAAGGAAACGCCAACAACTCTTCATCGAACTCGGGCGCAGTGGCGGCAGCCAACATGTTCAACCTCGGCTTCTTTTCGAACAGCAGCAACGCAATTCCGATGAACAACAGCGTCCCCGACCAATTCAACGGCGGCGGCAACAACAACGGCAGCAACCACTCAGAGTCTGGGAGCCTCTTCCCAGGCAATCTCATCGCCGGCGATCACCACATCGGAACGGGAATCTCCCAGATGTACAACAACTCGATGCGCGGCGAATCGGTCCTGCCGCAGATGTCGGCGACCGCATTGCTTCAGAAGGCCGCACAGATGGGTGCGACGACGAGTGGTGGTGGGGGCGGCGGAAGCTCTTTGTTGAGAGGATTCGGAAGCACTTATTCTAACAGCGGTGCAAATAAGCCTGGCGTGTTCAGGTCCAGCAGCTTCGGCGAGAGCTCGAGAGCTCAAGTGGAGCATGAAAACCACTTCCAAGACCTCATGAACTCGTTAGCAAATGCAAGTAGTAACATGTTCGGCGgaagcggcggtggcggcggaggagttGCTGCTGCATTTGGTGGGAATTATATGAGTAGTGGGCAGGAGCAGGAGACGGGGCTCGGCGGTTTCGACCGGCTCACTCGTGACTTTCTCGGTGTCGGAGGGAGCATGGTGAGGGGCATGGGGGGTGGAATCTCTCAGAGAGAGCAGCATCATGGGCTTGACATGGGCTCGCTTGATTCGGAAATGAAGtccggcggcgccgcctcgAGCCGATCATTCGGAAGCGGGAATTTGCAATGA